A genomic window from Cydia strobilella chromosome 26, ilCydStro3.1, whole genome shotgun sequence includes:
- the LOC134753085 gene encoding uncharacterized protein LOC134753085, which produces MKTIVCIVVASVLVNTVTMVEQKKVNIALETVMKFGGNRDKSSGLEVIEKVQNALEKIKQGIESRNGRRSARDHDITFTDFVSQAAKILKNYNDKDLEDVFAVFGDETRRYINRNGELRELFGSGNMRRHISEKLEDFREMQADMLREHLSTAIIAVENKKYNGEKNDLLDIGDFVYIGGHDKLRAVLRDLEKLGRSADVRLNDVLRHILRSLIFDHFNKLNDNIKRELIDMAKDYWRVSSSKRWNRKTRPTTITPLEEDEYASKNDKHFYRNRLSFSAQKRQEISDARPTPRTKKTYNASQHVNKRYKYKNRIQKDREAVTAFTKLNKYKEHTRLTLSDENTDPPFEPESDNETTIENNEGKNLSKAPRKYIKKNKFTPSIAQTKRPNHSKDGEKPIDSPYSDLKFLTGGQNVQDVDLRGQSTEETYENYEEPDKTKEEQQLSKHTVVFSHHPTAKYLSVER; this is translated from the exons ATGAAAACTATCGTGTGCATAGTGGTGGCTAGTGTTttgg TAAACACAGTTACGATGGTGGAGCAAAAAAAAGTGAACATAGCTCTCGAGACAGTAATGAAATTCGGCGGCAATAGAGATAAATCATCAGGCCTTGAAGTCATCGAGAAAGTGCAAAACgctttagaaaaaataaaacaaggtaTTGAATCCCGAAATGGTAGGAGAAGTGCTCGTGATCATGACATTACATTTACTGATTTTGTATCACAAGCTGCTAAGATATTGAAAAACTACAACGACAAGGACCTTGAAGATGTATTTGCTGTGTTTGGAGATGAAACAAGGAGATACATTAACAGAAATGGTGAGTTACGTGAGTTGTTTGGTAGTGGCAATATGAGGAGACATATAAGCGAAAAATTGGAAGATTTTAGAGAAATGCAGGCTGATATGTTGCGTGAGCATTTAAGCACAGCTATTATTGCCgttgaaaataaaaagtataatgGAGAAAAAAATGATTTACTTGACATTGGAGATTTTGTGTACATCGGCGGACATGATAAGTTGAGAGCAGTACTCAGAGATCTAGAGAAATTAGGAAGATCAGCAGATGTGCGTTTAAATGACGTGCTAAGACATATATTGAGATCTTTAATTTTTGATCATTTTAATAAACTCAACGACAACATTAAACGTGAACTGATAGATATGGCGAAAGATTACTGGAGAGTATCAAGTAGCAAAAGGTGGAATAGAAAAACACGTCCAACAACGATTACTCCACTAGAAGAGGATGAATATGCAAGTAAAAATGATAAACACTTTTATAGAAACAGACTTAGTTTCAGTGCACAAAAGCGACAAGAAATTAGTGATGCACGGCCAACTCCACGAACTAAAAAAACGTACAATGCTAGCCAGCATGTAAATAAaaggtataaatataaaaacagaatCCAAAAAGACCGAGAAGCTGTCACAGCttttactaaattaaacaaatataagGAACACACCAGATTAACCCTTTCTGATGAAAACACAGATCCCCCTTTTGAACCTGAATCTGACAACGAAACTACAATTGAAAACAATGAAGGTAAAAACCTCTCAAAGGCACCGAGaaaatatataaagaaaaataagttTACACCTTCAATCGCCCAAACTAAAAGACCAAACCATTCAAAAGATGGCGAAAAACCTATAGATTCACCGTATTCAGATTTAAAGTTCCTAACGGGCGGACAAAATGTCCAAGACGTTGATTTACGAGGCCAGTCAACTGAAGAGACATATGAAAACTATGAAGAACCAGACAAGACAAAAGAAGAACAACAATTATCGAAACATACTGTCGTTTTCAGTCATCATCCGACGGCGAAGTATTTATCTGTAGAAAGGTAA